A single region of the Vicia villosa cultivar HV-30 ecotype Madison, WI linkage group LG4, Vvil1.0, whole genome shotgun sequence genome encodes:
- the LOC131595522 gene encoding uncharacterized protein LOC131595522, with the protein MDCNKEEALRAKDIAEKKMESKDFIGARTFVNKAQKLYPDLENIAQMLVICDVHCSAEPKLQGNTNVVDWYKVLQIDRNDNDAIIKKQYKKFALQLHPDKNKFAGAEAAFKLIGEAQRVLLDRDKRLLLNMSLSKFSMSRTAMPSHQRSVPVNFNPVMQTNFRPIFTNINPQPPQPQPPQSQPPQPQQSKHPFQHGLNAGDGSTFWTMCSFCSVKFEYYRSVLNRSLRCQRCSKPFVAYEVDPHGTKPATNSSRKAFGHQNNTPNQVASKVDVGSQGGLRAQRSNKESHHKKGSTSNVSAKPNEKRKRKHVVHSSESSESIGSTDSEDEDDSFSNNGFPGVSTSREERPRRSTRQKHQVSYNENVSDNDDELEPSKQGKESVSPQSDRENNQEETETNDQNGLAAGLKDDLKGVKQQKQKINSEESLKNIDVKIKEVGGKETAGSSKIDEVSEHSDSKSSNHSDGFVYPDPEFSDFDKDKKEGCFTPGQIWAVYDDTDGMPRFYALIKKVFSPGFKLKITWLEADPDDEDELRWIEEKLPSSCGKYKLGKTVTIKDQPMFSHLTLWERITRTTFKVYPRKGETWALFKNWDIRWYLDAESHQKYDLEYVEILSDYVEGAGVIVAYLAKLKGYVSLFSRITNGGTQPFQISPAELFRFSHRIPSFKMTGQERAGVPEGSYELDPISLPIEEIGAPDDLEVNVASSAKVNLEKSESVEEKKDPVDHIDDVSAPSASVPDSFEVPDPSFYQFDAERSHEKFEAGQIWAFYGDEDELPKYYGQIKGVRRIGPKIELEVFYLTDCWLPKKVIRWDDKDMIISCGRFKIKPNAKLCTYSNTNSISHQVHPSSISHQVYEIFPRKGEIWALYRDWTTKIKRSDLKNWKYDIVEIIEDGDMWTDVLFLEKVSGYSSVFKGKLSSGGSTMTMTISKNEVLKFSHKIPAFKLTEEHGNNLRGFWELDPGAIPLHYLSKE; encoded by the coding sequence ATGGACTGCAATAAAGAAGAGGCCTTAAGGGCCAAGGATATTGCTGAAAAAAAAATGGAAAGCAAAGATTTCATAGGGGCTCGTACATTTGTCAATAAGGCTCAGAAACTATATCCTGATCTGGAGAATATCGCTCAAATGCTTGTTATTTGTGATGTGCATTGCTCTGCTGAGCCAAAATTACAAGGTAATACAAATGTGGTGGACTGGTATAAAGTTTTACAAATTGATCGCAATGATAATGATGCAATAATTAAGAAGCAGTACAAGAAGTTTGCTCTCCAACTCCATCCTGACAAAAACAAGTTTGCTGGTGCAGAAGCTGCATTTAAGCTGATTGGAGAAGCTCAAAGAGTTCTTTTGGATAGAGACAAACGTTTATTACTTAACATGAGCTTGAGCAAGTTTTCAATGAGCAGAACTGCCATGCCATCTCATCAACGGAGTGTTCCAGTGAATTTTAATCCTGTAATGCAAACTAATTTCCGGCCCATTTTCACAAACATAAATCCTCAGCCGCCGCAACCGCAGCCACCGCAATCACAGCCGCCGCAACCGCAGCAGTCTAAGCATCCATTTCAGCATGGGCTTAATGCTGGTGACGGTTCTACTTTTTGGACTATGTGCTCATTTTGTTCAGTGAAGTTTGAGTATTACCGGTCAGTTTTAAATAGATCTCTTCGCTGTCAACGTTGCAGTAAGCCCTTCGTTGCATATGAGGTGGATCCGCATGGTACCAAACCAGCAACTAATTCAAGTCGGAAAGCTTTTGGCCATCAGAACAATACTCCGAATCAGGTTGCTTCTAAGGTTGATGTTGGATCTCAAGGTGGTTTGCGTGCTCAGAGGTCCAATAAGGAATCTCATCATAAGAAAGGCTCTACTTCAAATGTCTCTGCAAAGCCAaatgaaaagagaaagagaaagcatgTAGTACATTCCAGTGAAAGTTCTGAGTCTATAGGCAGCACTGAttctgaagatgaagatgattcattttctAACAATGGTTTTCCTGGTGTTTCGACTTCTAGAGAAGAGCGTCCACGTAGATCTACACGGCAAAAGCACCAGGTTTCCTACAACGAGAATGTAAGTGACAATGATGATGAGTTGGAACCTTCAAAACAGGGTAAGGAAAGTGTTTCACCCCAAAGTGATCGTGAAAATAATCAGGAGGAAACTGAAACAAATGATCAGAATGGTTTGGCTGCTGGTCTGAAAGATGATTTGAAAGGGGTAAAGCAGCAGAAGCAAAAAATTAATTCTGAAGAGAGCTTAAAAAATATAGATGTAAAAATTAAGGAGGTGGGAGGAAAAGAAACAGCGGGCAGCTCAAAGATAGATGAAGTTTCAGAGCATTCAGACTCCAAATCATCAAATCATTCAGATGGTTTTGTTTATCCTGATCCAGAGTTCAGTGACTTTGACAAAGACAAGAAAGAGGGATGCTTCACTCCCGGGCAGATTTGGGCTGTTTATGATGACACAGATGGCATGCCTAGATTCTACGCTCTAATCAAAAAAGTTTTTTCTCCTGGATTCAAGTTGAAGATAACTTGGCTCGAGGCAGATCCCGATGACGAAGATGAACTCAGGTGGATTGAGGAGAAACTGCCAAGTTCCTGTGGGAAATATAAACTTGGTAAGACTGTAACCATTAAAGATCAACCGATGTTCTCTCATCTGACTTTATGGGAAAGGATTACCCGTACTACTTTTAAAGTGTATCCTAGAAAAGGAGAAACTTGGGCTCTTTTTAAGAATTGGGATATTAGATGGTATCTGGATGCTGAATCTCATCAGAAGTATGATTTGGAATATGTTGAGATCTTGTCGGATTATGTTGAAGGCGCAGGAGTAATTGTTGCATACTTGGCTAAGTTGAAAGGTTATGTGAGCCTCTTCTCTCGAATTACAAATGGAGGTACCCAACCATTTCAAATATCACCAGCTGAGTTGTTTAGATTCTCTCATAGGATTCCATCTTTTAAAATGACTGGTCAGGAAAGAGCAGGCGTTCCTGAAGGATCTTATGAGCTCGATCCTATATCCTTGCCGATAGAAGAGATTGGCGCTCCTGATGATTTAGAAGTGAACGTTGcatcttctgccaaggtgaatttGGAAAAAAGCGAATCAGTAGAGGAGAAGAAGGATCCTGTTGATCATATTGATGATGTTAGTGCTCCATCAGCTTCGGTCCCAGATTCTTTTGAAGTTCCAGACCCTTCGTTCTACCAATTTGATGCTGAGAGGTCTCATGAAAAGTTTGAGGCTGGCCAGATTTGGGCATTTTATGGTGACGAGGACGAACTTCCAAAATACTACGGCCAGATTAAAGGGGTTAGGAGGATTGGCCCAAAAATTGAGTTGGAAGTATTTTATCTTACTGACTGCTGGCTACCTAAGAAAGTTATTAGATGGGATGATAAAGATATGATCATTTCCTGTGGAAGATTTAAAATCAAGCCAAATGCCAAGCTTTGCACTTACAGCAACACCAATTCTATTTCACATCAGGTGCATCCTAGTTCTATTTCACATCAGGTGTATGAAATTTTTCCGCGTAAGGGTGAAATTTGGGCATTATATAGGGACTGGACGACTAAAATCAAACGTTCTGATTTGAAAAACTGGAAGTACGATATAGTTGAAATTATTGAAGACGGTGATATGTGGACAGATGTTTTGTTTCTGGAGAAGGTTAGTGGTTACAGTTCAGTTTTTAAGGGCAAGTTAAGTAGCGGAGGATCAACGATGACCATGACGATCTCAAAGAATGAGGTGCTCAAATTTTCCCACAAGATACCTGCTTTCAAACTTACAGAAGAACATGGCAACAATCTGAGAGGCTTCTGGGAACTTGATCCAGGTGCAATACCACTGCATTATCTTAGCAAGGAATGA